The DNA region TGCTCCTGCCGGAGCTGGCGCCTGACCAGGTGACCTTTTCCCTGTGTAACAAGTCCACGGGAGAAACCGTCACCCCTGAAAATAAAGCCGATATCAGGCCATGCGTCGTGCAGGTGATCAATAAAACGTCCGGGGAGACAATGGCGCTGGTGAACCCTTCGGTATTGAAGAGTCTTTATTTTAAAGGGGGCAAGGTCAGCCACCATCCCCTTGACCATATCCTCGAGAATAACAGGGAACTGGAAGAGAGTGACAACACCAGCGGCGCACTGGCCTTCCTGAATAAAGTCATCCGTAGGAGCAGGAACCTGGTCAGTTATTTCAAAAGGGACAGCGCGCAGAATGACAGCAATCCGATGATCGCGTTGGAACGCCTTGTTAATGGGAATATGGCCCGGGATCACCAAAGACTGGTTCAAAGCATGAGTGCGCTGGGAGGCGATCCGGGTGGTGTAAGCCTGTCGTATACCCCCCGGGCTAACCAGGGCACAGCACAGAACCTGACTTCACCCTCGCCGCTGGCGCATACGATGGTGGGGCTGGGGGTAGGGTAATCGTTACCCGACCGCTTAACCCGTTGGATTAAGGAGCTGTGTCCAGGTTGCGGTTAAACCGGTGTCGAACACTTATGGCTCCTTTTTGACAGCAGGGAAATGAGCTTCCAAAAGCTTGTACACAATTCCTTTATATCGCCATCATCTTCAGTGCTTCAATTTCATCCGCCCAGATCGTGTCATCAATGGTTTCCAGAACCATGGGGACACGGTCAAAGCGAGCATCCTGCATAATATACTGGAACACATCCCAGCCGATTTCACCCTGCCCCAGGCTGTGATGGCGGTCCTTACGGGAGTTCATTTCGGTTTTGGAATCATTCAGGTGCATCCCTTTCAGATATTGGAAGCCTACTATTTTCTCAAATTCAGCAAAGGTGGCTTCACAGGCGTCAGGTGTCCTCAGATCATAACCTGCGGAAAAAGTGTGACAGGTATCCAGACAAACACCTATACGGCTTTTGTCTTCCACCTGGTCAATAATCTCTGCCAGTTCTTCAAAACGCCAGCCAAGGTTGCTGCCCTGCCCGGCAGTATTTTCGATAACGGCTATTACACCTTCTGTCTGATCCAGCGCAAGGTTGATGGACTCAGCGATACGGCTAAGACAGGCTGGAATCTCAATTTTTCGTAAATGGCTGCCCGGGTGAAAATTCAGCCTGTCCAGCCCCAGCTGCATGCACCGGTGCATTTCATCAACGAAGGCTTCTCTGGATTTTTGCAAACCTTCTTGTTCAGGATGACCAAGGTTTATAAGATAGCTATCGTGTGGAAGGATCTGCTCAGGCTTGTAACCGTATTCCTCACAGCGTTCTTTGAACAGTTCAATGTTTTTGTCAGTCAGTGGTTTGGCTTTCCACTGACGTTGATTTTTTGTGAAGAGAGCAAACGCAGTGGCTCCGAGTTTGTGGGCGTTGACCGGGGCATTTTCGACCCCGCCTGCAGCGCTGACATGGGCGCCGATATACTTCATAAACAATCCTTTATAGGTTGATCTGGGTCAAAAAACGTACAGAGGTAATCATAAGAAAATCGTAAATACGATCAATTTTCAGCTCATGATAATAAGGCGATATTAGTGAAAAAAATATTATCCGCATTTTGCTTGATGTTAGCTATGCCTCTGTCAGTGATGGCGGCCAGTTTCTCAGAAGGTACGCACTACAA from Endozoicomonas sp. NE40 includes:
- the nfo gene encoding deoxyribonuclease IV codes for the protein MKYIGAHVSAAGGVENAPVNAHKLGATAFALFTKNQRQWKAKPLTDKNIELFKERCEEYGYKPEQILPHDSYLINLGHPEQEGLQKSREAFVDEMHRCMQLGLDRLNFHPGSHLRKIEIPACLSRIAESINLALDQTEGVIAVIENTAGQGSNLGWRFEELAEIIDQVEDKSRIGVCLDTCHTFSAGYDLRTPDACEATFAEFEKIVGFQYLKGMHLNDSKTEMNSRKDRHHSLGQGEIGWDVFQYIMQDARFDRVPMVLETIDDTIWADEIEALKMMAI